The following are from one region of the Zonotrichia leucophrys gambelii isolate GWCS_2022_RI chromosome 1A, RI_Zleu_2.0, whole genome shotgun sequence genome:
- the LOC135442429 gene encoding histone H2B 5, with product MPEPAKSAPAPKKGSKKAVTKTQKKGDKKRRKSRKESYSIYVYKVLKQVHPDTGISSKAMGIMNSFVNDIFERIAGEASRLAHYNKRSTITSREIQTAVRLLLPGELAKHAVSEGTKAVTKYTSSK from the coding sequence ATGCCCGAGCCGGCCAAGTCCGCCCCCGCGCCCAAGAAGGGCTCCAAGAAAGCCGTCACCAAGACGCAGAAAAAAGGTGACAAGAAACGGCGCAAGAGCCGCAAGGAGAGCTACTCCATCTACGTGTACAAGGTGCTGAAGCAGGTGCACCCCGACACGGGCATCTCGTCCAAGGCCATGGGCATCATGAACTCCTTCGTCAACGACATCTTCGAGCGCATCGCGGGCGAGGCCTCGCGCCTGGCGCACTACAACAAGCGCTCCACCATCACCTCGCGGGAGATCCAGACGGCCGTGCGCCTGCTGCTGCCCGGCGAGCTGGCCAAGCACGCCGTGTCCGAGGGCACCAAGGCTGTCACCAAGTACACCAGCTCCAAGTAA
- the LOC135442420 gene encoding histone H2A-IV-like, which translates to MSGRGKQGGKARAKAKSRSSRAGLQFPVGRVHRLLRKGNYAERVGAGAPVYLAAVLEYLTAEILELAGNAARDNKKTRIIPRHLQLAIRNDEELNKLLGKVTIAQGGVLPNIQAVLLPKKTDSHKVKAK; encoded by the coding sequence ATGTCGGGTCGCGGGAAGCAGGGCGGCAAGGCGCGGGCCAAGGCCAAGTCGCGCTCGTCGCGGGCCGGGCTGCAGTTCCCCGTGGGCCGCGTGCACCGGCTGCTGCGCAAGGGCAACTACGCGGAGCGCGTGGGCGCGGGCGCGCCGGTGTACCTGGCGGCCGTGCTGGAGTACCTGACGGCCGAGATCCTGGAGCTGGCGGGCAACGCGGCCCGCGACAACAAGAAGACGCGCATCATCCCCCGCCACCTGCAGCTCGCCATCCGCAACGACGAGGAGCTCAACAAGCTGCTGGGCAAGGTGACGATCGCGCAGGGCGGCGTGCTGCCCAACATCCAGGCCGTGCTGCTGCCCAAGAAGACTGACAGCCACAAGGTGAAAGCCAAGTAA